CGATCGAGTTGCTAGGACACGTTTAATTTGAAGTTTTCAATTCAAGGTCGTCGTTTACCACTGCACGCATGCAGATCCAAATGAAAGTATCCAACTGTGTTCGTACCTGCGCATGTTTTCACGAAATTAAATTTGGTCATAGCATGTGATGCACACCTGGATAGGCTGGCTGGATCCATTATTCATCAAATGGTTCTAGCAAGGTCCCGGCGACTGCAAAATTTATTATTCCTCTGGAAATAAAGGAGCTCACGTTCACCTTTTAGTATTTCAGATGTACTCCATCCTGACACAGTAATGTCGTCGTTGCTGTAGAAGATCCATCGAGCTGTCTTTCAACATGGAAGGTACGCACGCGAAAGATCTGAAGAATAATCAATCAAGCTCAATCAGCGCTTAACATTTTTATCTGAAATAAACTGTGCTCCAGGATCACGGCCAACCTGGAATGAAGCATGTGCaagggagaaagaaagagaagctAAGATTCGCGTATCACCTGCTAGCGATGCTTCGAGAAGCGGCCCGCGCTCTGGGTTTACAAATCGCCGTCACCTTCAGATTGGGAGCACAAGATCCAAGAAGATCGAAGGGCCGGGCTGCTCGAGCTTTAGCTAACTACTCGCCATGGCCAGCAACGgcacggacgccgccgccgaggtgccgcagccgccgccgtcgcaggggCGGCTCATCACCGTGCTCAGCATCGACGGCGGGGGCATCCGCGGGCTTATCCCGGCCACCATCATCGCCTGCCTCGAGGCCAAGCTCCAGGTACATATATACCATAACAATCAGTAAAGCACAAATTTTTTTGCTTCAAAAGTTTTAATACGTCGTGATTTGATCGATGATGATTGCAGGAGCTGGACGGCCCGGACGCTCGGATCGCGGACTACTTCGACGTGATCGCCGGGACGAGCACCGGCGCCCTGCTCACGTCGATGCTGGCGGCGCCAGACGAGAACAAGCGCCCCATCTTCGCCGCCAAGGACCTCACCACCTTCTACCTCGAGAACGGCCCCAAGATCTTCCCCCAAAGAAAGTCTGAAAAATCTGAATGATGCCATGTTCATTTCAGTGGTGTCTGCCACTACCAAACATCGTTCCAATCCCAACATGTGATCGATGTGCTGCATCCAGGATGGGGTTCCTGAAGCCGGTGGCGAACCTGGTGAGCCTGATGAGGGGCCCCAAGTACGACGGCGCCTTCCTGCACGACAAGATCAAGAGCCTGACGCGCGACATGCGGGTCGCGGACACGGTCACCAACATCGTCGTGCCGGCCTTCGACGTCAAGTACCTGCAGCCGGTCATCTTCACCACCTACGAGGCCAAGgccgacccgctcaagaacgcGCACCTCTCCGACATCTGCATCAgcacgtcggcggcgccgaccTACTTCCCGGCCCACTTCTTCACCACCGAGGGGGGCCCCGGCGGCGCGTCCCGGGAGTACCacctcgtcgacggcggcgtcg
This genomic interval from Panicum virgatum strain AP13 chromosome 8K, P.virgatum_v5, whole genome shotgun sequence contains the following:
- the LOC120644950 gene encoding patatin-like protein 1, yielding MASNGTDAAAEVPQPPPSQGRLITVLSIDGGGIRGLIPATIIACLEAKLQELDGPDARIADYFDVIAGTSTGALLTSMLAAPDENKRPIFAAKDLTTFYLENGPKIFPQRKMGFLKPVANLVSLMRGPKYDGAFLHDKIKSLTRDMRVADTVTNIVVPAFDVKYLQPVIFTTYEAKADPLKNAHLSDICISTSAAPTYFPAHFFTTEGGPGGASREYHLVDGGVAANNPTMIAMSMLTKEVLRRNPDFHPGKPTEYQNYLIISVGTGSAKLAEKYTAPQCAKWGLIQWLYVGGFTPIIDIFSHASADMVDIHAAVLFEALHCQKNYLRIQDDSLTGKTSSVDIATKENMEALIRIGEELLKKPVARVNIDTGMYEPVDGEGTNEDALARFAKMLSEERMLRNKNLNSN